In Sebaldella termitidis ATCC 33386, one DNA window encodes the following:
- the murD gene encoding UDP-N-acetylmuramoyl-L-alanine--D-glutamate ligase, translating to MKNAIVFGAGLSGHGAKELLEKKGYNVFLIDDKTGIKSEEGIKIIDEQKIEFIVKSPGIPWDAELLEKADSLRISVISEIDLAYRYMDKKTKIISITGTNGKTTTATKIYELLKEAGFDAELAGNAGFSFAKLVSDGKEPDYVVLELSSYQLENDPEVHSHIAGIINLTPDHLTRYNSLDDYYKTKFNIFDHQNENDYALINLDDKEILRIISENKDIDDKIKAKRIFLSGEKKADVFQKDGMINVTDHNSQLIPLMKTSELSLKGKHNLENILFIISVGMILNVDIEVMKSFLSSTKPLEHRLENFFEKGKTVFINDSKGTNSESTIKAIEAFGKSTVLICGGYDKQASNKELIDKIAEKVEFVYLIGQTSDILEKELKDQKYTQYKNLKTLENVLNDIKDNLDFSKEQVVLFSPATSSFDQFKNFEDRGRIFKELTNQIIGDR from the coding sequence ATGAAAAATGCAATAGTATTCGGAGCGGGACTAAGCGGGCACGGGGCTAAGGAATTACTTGAAAAAAAGGGATATAATGTTTTTCTTATAGATGATAAAACCGGTATAAAAAGCGAAGAAGGAATTAAGATAATTGACGAGCAGAAGATAGAATTTATTGTAAAAAGTCCGGGAATACCATGGGACGCGGAGCTTCTGGAAAAGGCAGACAGCTTAAGGATAAGCGTGATATCAGAGATAGATCTGGCATACAGGTATATGGATAAAAAAACTAAAATAATTTCGATTACAGGAACAAACGGAAAAACAACTACTGCTACAAAAATATACGAGCTTTTGAAGGAAGCCGGATTTGATGCTGAACTTGCGGGGAATGCAGGATTTTCTTTTGCAAAACTGGTTAGTGACGGAAAAGAGCCTGATTATGTTGTTCTGGAATTAAGCAGCTACCAGCTCGAAAATGATCCCGAAGTACATTCGCACATAGCAGGAATAATAAATTTGACGCCGGATCATTTGACAAGGTATAATTCACTTGACGATTATTATAAAACAAAATTTAATATATTCGATCATCAGAATGAAAATGACTATGCATTGATAAATCTTGACGATAAAGAAATACTGAGAATTATCTCGGAAAATAAAGACATAGATGATAAAATAAAAGCAAAAAGGATTTTTCTGAGCGGAGAAAAAAAAGCAGATGTATTCCAAAAGGACGGGATGATTAATGTGACAGATCATAATTCACAGCTGATTCCTCTTATGAAAACCTCGGAATTGTCCTTAAAGGGAAAACATAACCTTGAGAATATACTGTTTATTATTTCTGTGGGAATGATTCTTAATGTAGATATAGAAGTAATGAAGTCATTCCTGTCTTCTACAAAACCTCTGGAGCACAGACTGGAAAATTTCTTTGAAAAAGGGAAAACGGTTTTTATTAATGATTCCAAAGGAACGAATTCTGAGTCGACAATTAAGGCAATAGAAGCATTCGGAAAATCAACGGTACTAATTTGCGGAGGATATGATAAACAGGCCTCTAATAAGGAGTTAATCGATAAGATAGCAGAAAAAGTGGAGTTTGTATATTTAATCGGGCAAACTTCGGATATTCTTGAAAAAGAACTGAAAGATCAAAAGTATACACAGTATAAAAATCTTAAGACATTGGAAAATGTTTTGAATGATATAAAAGATAATTTAGATTTTTCGAAAGAACAGGTAGTTTTGTTCTCTCCGGCGACTTCCAGTTTTGACCAGTTTAAAAATTTTGAGGACAGAGGAAGAATTTTTAAAGAGCTTACAAATCAAATTATAGGAGATAGATAA
- the ftsW gene encoding putative lipid II flippase FtsW: MKEKRTLSITFIISIMILIVIGIAMMFSVSFTSGLHEYRNYYYFIIRQLIWITAGGFFMIVASRINYKRYKKIRGLFFIGGFALLVLVLIIGKEVNGAKRWLVLGPIVIQPSEVAKIAFIIYLSGALEYYKDKKYKSLEILIAAVVPLFIFIVLIFMEKSFSSAVILFVIGFSMIFVSKVKIEQLIVFFFGFMALGAFGIMHSEYRRRRIFNYLTGFNKDGNDVGYQARQSLIAIGSGRVIGRHYGNGLQKYFYLPERHTDYIFSTYAEEFGFIGCFVLIGIYFFILLIMIMTINKTKDYFGKYLVFGIMVLFITQALANMFVVTGVIPSTGITLPLISYGGSSTIVIMAALGIVINVINNIDEVNEDE; encoded by the coding sequence TTGAAAGAGAAAAGAACCTTGTCAATTACGTTTATAATATCAATAATGATTTTAATAGTAATTGGAATTGCTATGATGTTTAGCGTCAGTTTTACATCAGGACTGCACGAGTACAGGAATTATTACTACTTTATAATAAGACAGCTGATATGGATAACTGCAGGGGGATTCTTCATGATTGTGGCTTCCAGAATAAATTATAAGAGATATAAAAAAATAAGAGGACTGTTTTTTATTGGCGGTTTTGCACTTCTTGTTCTGGTCTTAATTATAGGTAAAGAAGTAAACGGTGCCAAAAGATGGCTTGTTTTAGGACCTATAGTGATACAGCCTTCGGAAGTGGCGAAAATTGCTTTTATTATTTATTTATCCGGAGCACTGGAATATTATAAGGATAAAAAATACAAAAGTCTTGAAATACTTATAGCTGCGGTCGTACCGTTGTTTATATTTATAGTTTTAATTTTTATGGAAAAATCGTTTAGTTCGGCGGTAATATTATTTGTAATAGGATTTTCCATGATTTTTGTTTCAAAAGTAAAAATAGAACAGCTTATTGTATTCTTTTTCGGTTTTATGGCATTAGGAGCTTTTGGTATAATGCATTCTGAGTACAGAAGAAGAAGAATATTCAACTATCTTACAGGCTTTAATAAAGACGGAAATGATGTGGGATATCAGGCAAGACAGTCACTTATAGCCATAGGGAGCGGAAGAGTAATAGGAAGACACTATGGAAACGGACTTCAAAAGTATTTTTATCTTCCTGAGAGACATACAGATTATATTTTTTCCACTTATGCGGAAGAATTCGGCTTTATAGGATGTTTTGTTTTAATAGGAATATATTTCTTTATTTTATTAATAATGATAATGACAATAAATAAGACGAAGGATTATTTCGGCAAGTATCTGGTATTTGGTATAATGGTACTTTTTATAACGCAGGCTTTGGCAAATATGTTTGTAGTTACCGGAGTTATTCCGTCAACAGGGATTACTCTGCCGCTGATAAGCTATGGAGGAAGCTCCACTATAGTAATTATGGCAGCTTTGGGTATAGTAATTAATGTAATTAATAATATAGACGAGGTAAATGAAGATGAATAA
- the murG gene encoding undecaprenyldiphospho-muramoylpentapeptide beta-N-acetylglucosaminyltransferase, whose amino-acid sequence MNKKEKVVLTTGGTGGHIYPALAIAKKLKDKNIDVLFIGTSHRMEKTIVPNEGYRFIGLDIVPLKSVSAVFKILKGTLRSIRILRREKATKVIGFGNYISIPVILAAKFLRIPYYLQEQNSIMGLANKKFYKGSKKVFLAFRNTLNSIPGKYREKFIVTGNPLREEFYHKEKAKEREKLGITEEEKVLFIIGGSLGAKNINEAVLKKWDKIQEMKNLRLFWGTGKDLFEEVISKITDYGSAVVLPYFDNAADIMSAADMVLCRAGASTVSELIQLEKPSIVIPYDFVGQKENAEEIEFVNGTKIFENKNVSDAIDEALLEIKQPDILDFMSENLKTLKKGNAVCSIVKHIDLEEK is encoded by the coding sequence ATGAATAAAAAGGAAAAAGTGGTTTTGACAACGGGGGGAACAGGAGGACATATATATCCCGCCCTTGCGATAGCCAAAAAGCTAAAAGACAAAAATATAGACGTATTATTTATTGGTACGTCACATAGAATGGAAAAAACAATAGTTCCGAATGAAGGCTATAGATTTATCGGATTGGATATAGTACCGTTAAAATCTGTATCGGCAGTATTCAAAATATTAAAGGGGACTCTGAGGTCTATCAGAATTCTTCGAAGAGAAAAAGCAACCAAAGTAATAGGATTCGGTAATTATATATCAATTCCCGTGATTCTGGCTGCAAAATTTTTGAGGATCCCGTACTATCTTCAGGAACAGAACAGTATTATGGGGCTGGCCAATAAAAAATTCTATAAGGGGTCCAAAAAAGTTTTTCTTGCTTTTAGAAATACTTTAAATTCTATTCCCGGAAAATACAGGGAAAAATTTATAGTAACAGGGAATCCTTTGAGAGAAGAATTTTATCATAAGGAAAAAGCAAAGGAAAGAGAAAAGCTGGGGATTACTGAGGAAGAGAAAGTATTGTTTATAATAGGCGGAAGTTTGGGAGCCAAAAATATAAATGAAGCAGTATTAAAAAAATGGGATAAAATACAGGAGATGAAAAATCTGAGATTATTCTGGGGTACAGGAAAAGATTTGTTTGAGGAAGTAATTTCCAAAATAACTGATTATGGAAGTGCCGTAGTTCTTCCTTATTTTGATAATGCAGCGGACATTATGAGTGCGGCAGATATGGTTCTGTGCCGTGCAGGGGCATCTACTGTTTCTGAACTGATACAGCTGGAGAAGCCTTCGATAGTGATACCTTACGACTTTGTCGGGCAGAAAGAAAATGCAGAGGAAATAGAATTTGTAAACGGAACTAAAATTTTTGAAAATAAAAATGTAAGTGATGCGATAGATGAGGCGTTATTGGAAATAAAACAGCCTGATATACTGGATTTTATGAGTGAAAATCTAAAAACCCTGAAAAAAGGAAATGCTGTATGTTCTATTGTTAAACACATAGACTTGGAGGAGAAATGA